In Fusarium fujikuroi IMI 58289 draft genome, chromosome FFUJ_chr08, one genomic interval encodes:
- a CDS encoding related to D-arabinitol 2-dehydrogenase — MTSGPQNTNGTSNGTANGTNGATNGHGPLSTMPGPNHDYKVSLQDKVIAITGANQGIGLGIAEVCLVNDAAFVYSLDVTEPSEPFAALLKRFPGKLGFQKCDVTNEESVTSAIDAIIAEKGRFDGMVANAGATKHQPALDFTAEQVEKLFRLNVFGAWNCATAAARAFIKLGCKGSIVFTASMTSYRPNRVIIPKLPRNTSPINFIQAAPSAPYGATKGAVRNMTHTLAMEWSQYGIRVNSISPGFVKTALTYYVETAPDWDTKMKYYGGMPRLALPQELGGAYVYLLSETATYTTGIDIPIAGIVGAW; from the exons ATGACGAGTGGCCCCCAAAACACAAACGGTACCTCCAACGGTACCGCTAACGGTACAAACGGCGCCACCAATGGACACGGGCCTCTGAGCACAATGCCTGGCCCCAACCATGACTACAAGGTGAGCCTACAAGACAAGGTCATTGCCA TCACCGGTGCCAATCAAGGCATTGGTCTTGGTATCGCCGAGGTCTGTCTTGTGAATGACGCTGCTTTTGTCTACAGCCTCGACGTCACTGAACCTTCAGAACCCTTTGCAGCTCTGCTCAAACGCTTCCCGGGAAAACTGGGTTTCCAGAAGTGTGATGTGACGAACGAAGAGAGTGTAACTTCCGCGATagatgccatcatcgctGAGAAGGGCCGCTTCGATGGAATGGTCGCCAACGCTGGTGCCACAAAGCATCAACCTGCCTTGGACTTTACTGCTGAgcaggttgagaagctgttcCGTTTGAATGTATTTGGGGCCTGGAATTGTGCAACGGCTGCTGCGCGCGCGTTTATCAAGCTTGGCTGCAAGGGCAGCATTGTGTTTACAGCCAGCATGACATCTTACCGCCCAAACAGAGTAATTATTCCCAAACTCCCTAGAAATACTTCCCCCATTAACTTTATACAGGCTGCCCCATCAGCTCCTTACGGCGCAACCAAGGGCGCAGTGCGAAACATGACGCACACTCTTGCCATGGAATGGTCGCAGTACGGCATCCGAGTGAACAGTATTTCCCCTGGTTTCGTCAAAACTGCTCTCACATATTATGTTGAAACAGCGCCTGATTGGGATACCAAGATGAAGTACTACGGTGGCATGCCCCGTCTGGCGCTACCGCAGGAGCTTGGAGGTGCATATGTTTACCTGCTGAGTGAGACAGCGACTTATACAACAGGAATTGATATCCCGATCGCGGGCATTGTTGGCGCTTGGTAG
- a CDS encoding related to ribose-5-phosphate isomerase, with protein MPSGLRIVIGGDDAGFPYKSIITQQLLTDPRVSSVVDAGPSSEEDKTAYSHFAIAAAEKVAKGEADRALLICGTGLGVAIAANKVRGIRAVTAHDSFSVERSVLSNNAQVLCLGQRVVGIELAKRLVKEWLGYQFDPNSSSAAKVKIIEDYDKEQLIAAPVVAA; from the exons ATGCCATCCGGACTTCGGATAGTCATCGGTGGGGACGACGCCGGCTTCCCCTACAAGTCCATCATCACCCAACAACTCCTCACAGATCCCCGAGTCTCTTCCGTTGTCGACGCTGGTCCCTCATCAGAGGAAGACAAAACTGCCTACTCACACTTTGCCATCGCCGCAGCTGAGAAAGTTGCAAAGGGCGAAGCCGACAGAGCTTTGTTGATTTGCGGCACCGGCCTTGGTGTTGCCATAGCCGCCAACAAAGTCCGTGGTATCAGAGCTGTGACAGCACACGATAGCTTCTCTGTCGAGCGTTCGGTCTTGAGTAATAACGCCCAGGTCCTATGTTTGGGACAGCGTGTTGTGGGCATTGAGCTTGCTAAGAGACTTGTAAAAGAATGGCTGGGTTATCAGTTTGATCCC AACTCGTCATCTGCTGCCAAGGTTAAGATAATTGAGGATTACGACAAAGAACAACTTATAGCAGCGCCAGTAGTTGCTGCATAG
- a CDS encoding related to fructose-bisphosphate aldolase — protein sequence MTSTWEPQNNKTCQILKAAEDGGYGVVAPIAYNIEHILAFVRAAEAKRSPLIIQVFPWAITFSSGLLIHAAAHAARNASVPIAIHLDHAQDEAIIRHAADSLPFDSIMVDMSHYEMEENLAKTKELVEYCHARGIATEAEPGRIEGGEDGIADTADLEGALTTSEQVEDFIATGIDFLAPAFGNVHGEYGKRGPVLEFDRLEMIRSRVNGRVRVVLHGTNDFPEDIMKACIKGGVSKVNVNKLVLDDYLIHIQEQASKINLTTLMEEGVEKAQKLTEWQMDVCGSSGKA from the exons ATGACTTCCACTTGGGAACCGCAAAACAACAAGACCTGCCAGATCCTCAAAGCAGCTGAGGATGGAGGCTATGGAGTCGTTGCACCAATAGCTTACAACATCGAACACATTCTTGCCTTTGTACGAGCCGCCGAAGCCAAGCGCAGTCCACTCATCATTCAAGTATTTCCTTGGGCCATCACGTTCTCTTCCGGGCTCCTCATCCATGCCGCAGCACACGCAGCGCGCAATGCTTCAGTTCCGATCGCGATCCATTTAGATCATGCTCAGGATGAAGCAATTATTCGACATGCGGCGGATTCTCTCCCATTTGACAGCATCATGGTTGACATGAGCCACtatgagatggaggagaatcTGGCCAAGACTAAAGAGTTAGTGGAGTACTGCCATGCTCGTGGAATTGCTACGGAGGCTGAACCGGGGAGAATTGAAGGGGGAGAGGATGGGATTGCGGATACAGCTGATCTGGAGGGAGCTCTGACCACCTCAGAGCAGGTGGAGGATTTCATCGCGACGGGTATCGATTTCCTTGCTCCTGCATTTGGCAACGTCCATGGAGAGTATGGCAAAAGAGGTCCTGTTCTCGAGTTTGATCG GCTGGAGATGATACGGTCCAGAGTCAACGGACGCGTGAGAGTTGTCCTCCATGGGACCAACGACTTTCCTGAAGATATTATGAAGGCCTGTATCAAGGGCGGTGTTTCCAAGGTCAACGTGAACAAGCTTGTCTTGGACGATTACCTTATTCACATCCAGGAGCAAGCATCGAAAATCAACTTGACGACATTGATGGAAGAGGGCGTGGAGAAAGCCCAGAAACTAACAGAATGGCAAATGGATGTCTGCGGTTCTTCAGGGAAGGCTTAG
- a CDS encoding related to dihydroxyacetone kinase, translated as MSTKHYFSEAAANSLVPRALRSLVTANPHLILNEPERVVANQYHDPSKVAIISGGGSGHEPSWSGFVGEGLLSAVACGDIFASPSTKQILAAKKLAPSTKGTIFLITNYTGDRLHFGLAAEKAKAAGSGEDYLVLPATDDVSIGRSRSERVGRRGMPGHVFTMKVLCAAAAEDWFFEQCVNLGRAVNDNTVSIGSSLDHCHVPGRQYQKIADDICVIGAGIHNEPGQQLVSPFPTVESVIESCLKLLCDHSDPERGFCKFAQDDETLLLVNNYGGLSNLELGALVDEVQQQLASTWSIKPVRCLSGSFETSLNAPGFSVSLCNLSASARLCNSTTGTLLELFDRPTTAVSWPNLVRPSQKLVPSNEGKQNGHTNGEKSVATTKQYDSMDPSLLERCIRSACEKAILAEPKLTEWDMMMGDGDCGEAVKGLCESVIRKLDERIAAPGSVVSFLEAITDTVDDMGGTLGAIFGILLTALNNALKRQLADQGAVKDVTAEIYAEALHIAVESLKTCTTAREGDRTVMDVLLPFSDEFVRNKSFEAAVVKAKEKAEATRYLRPKLGRALYVGEASEQQVPDPGAWALYEILRGMAGSL; from the exons ATGTCGACAAAACATTATTTCTCAGAAGCAGCTGCAAATTCCTTAGTACCTCGAGCACTCAGGTCTCTTGTAACAGCCAATCCCCATCTCATCTTGAACGAGCCCGAACGTGTAGTAGCCAACCAATATCACGACCCCTCGAAAGTCGCCATCATCAGCGGTGGCGGTTCAGGCCATGAGCCCTCCTGGAGTGGTTTCGTCGGCGAAGGCCTGCTCTCTGCAGTAGCATGTGGTGATATCTTTGCCTCACCGAGCACCAAGCAAATCCTGGCCGCCAAGAAGCTGGCACCGTCTACCAAGGGGACCATTTTTCTCATCACAAACTACACTGGAGATCGTCTTCACTTTGGCCTTGCTGCCGAGAAAGCAAAGGCCGCCGGGTCGGGGGAAGATTATCTGGTACTTCCAGCGACGGATGATGTTTCTATTGGGAGGAGCAGATCGGAACGAGtaggaagaagaggcatgCCTGGTCATGTCTTTA CGATGAAAGTTCTCtgtgctgccgctgccgagGACTGGTTTTTTGAACAGTGCGTAAACTTAGGTCGAGCAGTCAACGACAACACTGTCTCGATCGGATCATCGCTTGATCACTGCCACGTGCCAGGTCGGCAATACCAGAAGATCGCCGATGACATTTGCGTTATCGGAGCCGGCATCCACAATGAACCCGGCCAACAACTGGTTTCTCCTTTCCCGACTGTTGAAAGCGTCATAGAGTCTTGTTTGAAGCTACTATGTGACCACAGTGATCCAGAACGAGGGTTCTGCAAGTTCgcccaagatgatgagacatTACTGCTTGTGAACAATTACGGTGGTCTTTCAAATCTGGAGCTTGGTGCATTGGTTGACGAAGTTCAACAGCAGCTTGCTTCGACATGGTCTATTAAACCAGTCAGATGTCTTTCGGGGTCTTTTGAGACCTCTTTGAATGCACCAGGCTTCTCAGTCTCACTCTGTAATCTATCAGCCTCTGCAAGACTTTGCAACTCAACAACCGGAACATTACTCGAGCTTTTTGACCGACCCACAACAGCTGTATCCTGGCCGAACCTTGTCAGACCATCACAGAAGCTTGTTCCCAGTAACGAAGGAAAGCAAAATGGTCATACAAATGGAGAAAAGTCGGTTGCTACCACCAAACAGTACGACTCAATGGATCCATCGTTGCTTGAGAGATGCATCAGGTCAGCTTGTGAGAAGGCCATCCTCGCTGAGCCAAAACTCACCGAGTGGGATATGATGATGGGCGATGGAGACTGCGGCGAAGCAGTCAAGGGCCTGTGTGAGTCCGTGATTAGAAAACTTGATGAGAGAATTGCTGCTCCAGGCTCTGTTGTGTCGTTCCTCGAAGCAATCACCGACACCGTTGACGATATGGGCGGCACACTCGGCGCCATATTTGGAATTCTCCTCACAGCTCTCAACAACGCCCTCAAGCGCCAACTCGCAGATCAGGGAGCAGTTAAGGATGTAACTGCAGAGATATATGCTGAAGCCCTTCATATTGCTGTCGAGTCTCTCAAGACCTGCACGACAGCAAGAGAGGGAGACCGCACCGTGATGGATGTTCTTCTGCCATTTTCAGATGAGTTTGTGAGGAACAAGAGTTTTGAGGCTGCGGTTGTGAAGGCGAAGGAAAAGGCAGAGGCTACACGATATCTGAGACCGAAACTTGGAAGGGCTTTGTATGTTGGTGAGGCTAGTGAGCAGCAGGTGCCAGACCCAGGGGCTTGGGCGCTCTATGAGATACTACGCGGCATGGCAGGAAGTTTATAG
- a CDS encoding related to beta transducin-like protein, translated as MSGDNGGVAAQADILGIPGAALNTIGFAQGLLRAVSADNANPNAVIQVQQIGSCFQSNGPWAAKIPDLLSRASCVRLERLSAWVGWAKDDTPAFMSQTTGGQTAALLCCALGSLYSKSRCGLLLYDLCRDILPADRQLSSPTQLGDVCMLLERKSACLGFGNHLALQVTRLRQCFFEAGLDVPRDLADTPTEEDLNHFLSGVCSALQDESLVLQVSGTRCVGTLLALTLAMCPEDVSVRINREVLMSGLRDNIIFSVTTEDGSSTQIHLETKLEIKKAGFLKRHIITESQHIHNQELRFVCDGILSSQLDISLSMAGVESSQLLKLAISNFVASIAMEPATDCLSSKAAYGLGDCFPTQGFRVILGPTYRQTISQRLEKVLCCPSDTLQSPKEAFNRLQNTL; from the coding sequence ATGTCAGGTGACAATGGAGGAGTGGCGGCTCAGGCTGACATCTTAGGGATTCCGGGAGCCGCATTGAACACCATCGGCTTTGCCCAAGGACTCCTTCGCGCCGTTTCAGCTGACAATGCTAACCCCAATGCCGTCATACAAGTTCAGCAAATCGGGTCCTGCTTTCAATCCAACGGTCCTTGGGCCGCAAAGATTCCAGACCTTCTGTCGAGAGCATCCTGTGTTAGACTTGAGAGGCTTTCTGCTTGGGTTGGATGGGCAAAAGACGACACCCCGGCTTTCATGAGTCAGACTACCGGTGGGCAAACTGCAGCTCTACTATGCTGCGCCCTCGGGAGCCTTTACTCGAAAAGCCGTTGCGGGCTATTGCTCTACGATCTTTGTCGAGATATCTTACCTGCAGATCGGCAGTTGTCCTCACCAACTCAATTGGGTGATGTTTGTATGCTGCTAGAACGAAAATCAGCATGCCTAGGTTTTGGAAACCATTTGGCCCTCCAAGTCACTCGGCTGAGGCAATGCTTCTTCGAAGCTGGCTTAGACGTGCCACGAGACTTGGCCGACACCCCAACAGAGGAGGATCTTAACCATTTCTTATCCGGGGTCTGCAGTGCCCTTCAAGATGAGAGTTTGGTTCTACAAGTGTCTGGAACAAGATGTGTAGGAACACTACTGGCCTTGACGCTAGCAATGTGTCCCGAAGATGTTTCAGTGCGAATCAATAGAGAAGTCCTTATGAGCGGACTCAGGGACAACATTATCTTCTCGGTCACTACCGAAGATGGCTCTTCAACACAGATTCATCTTGAAACTAAACTGGAAATCAAGAAGGCCGGGTTCCTAAAACGTCATATAATCACAGAGAGTCAACACATACACAACCAAGAACTACGCTTTGTATGTGATGGCATCTTGTCGAGCCAGCTAGATATTTCCCTTTCTATGGCCGGCGTAGAATCATCTCAGCTTCTGAAACTTGCTATATCGAACTTTGTCGCATCTATAGCGATGGAGCCTGCTACGGATTGCTTAAGCTCGAAAGCTGCTTATGGGCTAGGAGACTGTTTCCCGACCCAAGGATTTAGGGTCATTTTAGGGCCCACATATCGACAAACAATTTCCCAGCGCTTAGAGAAAGTGCTATGTTGCCCTTCTGATACTTTGCAGAGCCCCAAAGAGGCATTCAACCGACTTCAGAATACCCTTTGA